In a genomic window of Glycine max cultivar Williams 82 chromosome 13, Glycine_max_v4.0, whole genome shotgun sequence:
- the LOC100499786 gene encoding uncharacterized protein LOC100499786, which yields MGRGRGKGKKLTVANFEDPASGEDEKVPTQKRRGRPQKPLKDDFDEEEVEKIEDDSDNVKNGTAYKEMKSPTATENGRKRKRNSQVKEKLDSVEKENSIGNGTSTTDELTKANGFRHNGSRRKSTPRRAAEAGVQCK from the coding sequence ATGGGTAGAGGTAGAGGAAAGGGTAAAAAACTAACTGTTGCCAATTTTGAGGATCCAGCGAGTGGCGAGGATGAAAAAGTTCCCACGCAAAAGAGAAGAGGGAGGCCACAAAAACCGCTAAAGGACGACTTTGATGAAGAAGAGGTAGAGAAAATAGAAGACGACAGTGACAATGTTAAGAATGGAACCGCTTACAAAGAGATGAAAAGCCCCACTGCAACTGAAAATGGAAGGAAAAGAAAGCGAAACTCACAGGTAAAAGAGAAATTAGACTCagttgagaaagaaaatagcaTTGGCAATGGAACAAGCACCACTGATGAGTTGACAAAGGCCAATGGTTTTAGGCATAATGGAAGCAGGCGCAAAAGCACGCCCCGTCGAGCTGCTGAAGCAGGTGTGCAGTGCAAGTAA